The window CGCCGGCGCCCGAGATCTCCAGGTCGAAGGCGGCATGTCGCGCAGCCACCTGCCGGCCGACCTCCGCCAGCATCGGAACAGTCTGGCCCAGCATCTCGCCCAGGAACTTGAGGGTGAAATGCAGGTTGGGCTCCTCCACCCATTTCACCTTGGCGCGACTGAGTGCGATCCGCTCACCGATTTCGGCTGCGGCAGACCGCAGCTCTGGAGCCAGGATCACTGCGAAGAACAGCCGCAATTCCTCGGCAGGACCAAGGGGCAATCCGCTCATGGCTCTCCACCGGCCTCTGCGCTGAAATCAGGACTTGATGCCGCCCCCGGAACCGATCGGGGCCGCCGACGACTTCGCGGGGAGCTAGTCAGAGGCCAGAACCCGCTTACGCAGCAGGTTCAGGGCCATCTGGGAGACGCGCTGCTTGAACTGCTCGCGGGTACTGGGCCAGGTCTGGGTCACGCACTCAGTGCCTGCTTTGTCGGCTACCGCCACATAGACCAGCCCGACGGGCTTCTCAGGGGTTCCACCACCCGGACCGGCGATGCCCGTGGTCGCAAGGCCGAAGTCGGCCCCGACTCGGCGTCGCACGCCCTCGGCCATCGCTCGAGCACACTCTTCGCTCACAGCACCCCGGGTGCGCAGGATCTGCTCCGGCACGTCGAGGAAGGCCACCTTCGCCGCGTTCGCGTAGGCGACGATTCCGGCCAGGAGGTAGTCCGAGGCTCCCGGCACGTCGGTGATGCGGCTGGCAATCATGCCGCCGGTGCAGCTCTCGGCAACAGCCACTGTGGCCCTACGAGCACGCAGGGCCTTGCCGACAGCGACCTCCATCGTGTCCTCATCCAAGGCATACACATGGACACCGAGGCGCTCGCGCAGACGGGCTTCGAGAGCCGTCAGACGCTCTGCGGCAGCCTGGGCATCGACGTCCTTGGTTGCCAGGCGCACCTTGACCTCGCCCGGCGAGGCATACAGGGCAATCGTCGGGTCGGTCTGGGCGTTGATGATGTCGGAAAGCAAGGTGGCGACGTCGGACTCGCCGATGTCGCACAGGCGCAGGACGCGGGTATGCAGCACTCCGCCGCCCTCACGGTTTGCACGCTCCCGCAATCTCGGGAGGACCTCCCGCACCATCATCTCGCGCATCTCCGGCGGCGGACCGGGAACCGCAAAGAGCCAGACGCCGTTGAAATCCACGAACAGCCCGGGCGCGGTACCGCAGGTGTTGTCGAGAAGAAGGCCGCCTTCAGGGGCTTCGCACTGCTTGTAGTTGGCTTCTGAGGGGACACGATTGCGCGAGGCGAAGAAGGCCTTGAGGTGCTCAACGGCCGCTGCATCGCGCCGCAGCGGCCGTCCCGTCAGCTCAGCCAAGCCCTCACGGGTCAGATCATCTTCCGTGGGGCCGAGCCCTCCGCACAGGAGGATGACGTCACTACGCCTTGCCGCGGTCTGCAGGACCCCGACCAGGCGTGCCAGGTTATCCCCTACGGTATGCCGGAAATGAAGGTCTACACCGATTCCCGCCAGCGACTGGGACATGAAGGTCGCGTTAGTGTCAGTGATCTCACCCAACAGGAGTTCGGTGCCGACCGCAAGGATTTCTGCTTTCAAGGCTGCGATTCCGCCTTAAGCCTGGGGGCAGAACGCCGACAGGCGGTACAGGGAACAAGGGGCGCTCCGCGGAAAGCCCGGTGCCCGGTTGCGTGCCCTGGGTAACCTCGCGTTCACTGGAGGTCACCCTATCCTGCGAATTATAGCTGACGCCGGGTACCCCGTCAACAAAGCCACTCGGCCGGGTGCCCGACCTTTGCGTCCTTTCCGACCGTCTGAGCCCGCGGCCTACTTGCTGTAGTTGGCCACGACGTACTTGGTGATCTCCGCCGCTTCGGCCTCCGAGATCCAGCCGGCCTTCTTGGCTTGCATCACCTTGATAACCTTTTCCCATTCCGCCGGGGTGCGCCGTTCCTCGGCGGCTCTCGCGGACGGGTGGCACTTGTTGCACTTCGTCTCGAGGAGTGCTTGGGCATTGGCCATCTGAGTTCCGGGGGCTAGAGCGGAGGCCTCGAGGTTGGCTGTCGGTTCGGCGTTCACCGTCGGGGCCGGTTCCTCTCCGGGCGCGGCCGATCTGCCCGTATCCATCGGTGGGGACTGGACCGCCGACTTGGGGCATCCGACCATGACGGTCACCAGCACTGCGACTGCGACGAAGACGATAAGGCGGGCCATTGCACAGTCCTCCCTTAGGGTTCGTCCTGTCCCCAATATTACGCGGATTGACCCACTTTCGCAACTACCACCACTTGCGGCCGCCCGGCTTTCGTGCTACAAAGGCGGCGCAGGCGACCCCTGAAAGCCTAGCACGATCCCTCTGGAGGCCACTCATGCGCATTCTTGTCCTGACCAGCGGCGGCGACGCTCCCGGAATGAACGCCTGCGTCCGCGCCGTAGTGCGCTCAGCACTCTCTCGCAACTGGGAGGTGTTCGGTGCCCGCTACGGCTACATCGGGCTCGTGACGGGCGAGGTTGCGGCCCTTGATCACAACTCCGTCTCCAACACCATCCAGCGTGGCGGAACCGTCCTCGGCGCCGGTCGCTGCCCGGAGCTGCAGACCCCGCAGGGTCTGCAGAAGGCGGTCGAGACTCTCCGCAGCCTCGGCATCGAGGGCCTCGTGGCCATCGGCGGCGACGGCACCTTCCGCGGTCTGCGAGATATCTGCGAGCACTGGGAAGGGCTGGGGATCGGCATCCCCGGCACCGTGGACAATGAT is drawn from Armatimonadia bacterium and contains these coding sequences:
- a CDS encoding competence/damage-inducible protein A gives rise to the protein MKAEILAVGTELLLGEITDTNATFMSQSLAGIGVDLHFRHTVGDNLARLVGVLQTAARRSDVILLCGGLGPTEDDLTREGLAELTGRPLRRDAAAVEHLKAFFASRNRVPSEANYKQCEAPEGGLLLDNTCGTAPGLFVDFNGVWLFAVPGPPPEMREMMVREVLPRLRERANREGGGVLHTRVLRLCDIGESDVATLLSDIINAQTDPTIALYASPGEVKVRLATKDVDAQAAAERLTALEARLRERLGVHVYALDEDTMEVAVGKALRARRATVAVAESCTGGMIASRITDVPGASDYLLAGIVAYANAAKVAFLDVPEQILRTRGAVSEECARAMAEGVRRRVGADFGLATTGIAGPGGGTPEKPVGLVYVAVADKAGTECVTQTWPSTREQFKQRVSQMALNLLRKRVLASD